One window of Nymphaea colorata isolate Beijing-Zhang1983 chromosome 11, ASM883128v2, whole genome shotgun sequence genomic DNA carries:
- the LOC116264681 gene encoding cytochrome P450 72A397-like produces the protein MAAAMFLLASVALFLSWVVVKTAYSLWWKPRQYAETFKRQGIHGYPYKFFVGNSREAAIMQEKALAKPMAFSHELVSRIDPFFKESADKYGRISLAWFGKAPQLILTDAELVKEVLVNKSGHFSKPHQSAVRKMLASGIVTLEGEQWAVQRRRLNPVFHLEKLKGMLPSFSSCCSELVERWGKSISPQGSCELDVWKEFQNLTGDVISRTAFGTNADEGRQIFQMHKELAELVLRSLTKMYIPGFRFLPTKDNKRQKEIYRKIISLLNDIVEKREKEMQLGIAENDDLLGILLESNRNHQENGNKGMTREDVIDECRLFYVAGQETTSLLLTWTMVLLSMHPNWQIRAREEVLQICGKCFPSFDSLSHLKTVSTILNEVLRLYPPVVSTARRTSNTVKLGDFTVPEGVRLVLPLLLIHHDHKLWGDDAEEFNPERFSEGIANASKNQLAFFPFSWGPRICIGQTFALIEAKMALAMILQRFSFELSPTYVHAPHSIITLQPQYGAQIILHSI, from the exons ATGGCAGCAGCCATGTTCCTTCTTGCCTCTGTAGCTCTCTTCCTCTCGTGGGTGGTGGTGAAGACAGCATACTCGCTGTGGTGGAAGCCCAGGCAGTACGCAGAGACCTTCAAGAGGCAGGGAATCCATGGCTACCCTTATAAGTTCTTCGTCGGCAACTCGAGGGAAGCGGCGATCATGCAAGAGAAAGCGTTGGCCAAGCCCATGGCCTTCTCTCATGAGTTAGTTTCACGAATTGATCCCTTCTTTAAGGAATCTGCTGATAAATACG GTAGAATTTCTCTCGCTTGGTTTGGGAAGGCACCGCAGCTAATCCTCACGGATGCGGAGTTGGTAAAAGAAGTCCTCGTCAACAAGTCTGGGCATTTCTCAAAGCCCCATCAGTCGGCAGTGAGGAAGATGCTGGCAAGCGGCATCGTCACCTTGGAAGGTGAACAATGGGCAGTCCAGAGAAGGCGCCTCAATCCTGTTTTCCATTTGGAAAAACTCAAG GGAATGCTGCCATCATTCTCCAGTTGTTGCAGTGAGCTGGTTGAAAGGTGGGGAAAATCAATTAGTCCCCAAGGATCGTGTGAATTAGATGTATGGAAGGAGTTTCAGAATCTTACCGGAGATGTCATCTCTAGAACTGCCTTCGGCACTAACGCTGATGAGGGCAGGCAGATATTCCAGATGCACAAGGAACTGGCGGAGCTAGTGCTTCGATCACTCACAAAAATGTACATCCCTGGATTCAG GTTTTTGCCCACAAAGGACAACAAGAGGCAGAAGGAGATATACAGAAAGATCATCTCCCTGCTTAATGACATAgttgagaagagagagaaggaaatgcAGTTGGGGATTGCAGAAAATGATGATCTGTTGGGCATATTGTTGGAATCAAACAGGAACCACCAAGAGAATGGGAACAAGGGAATGACAAGAGAGGATGTCATAGATGAATGCAGGCTCTTCTATGTTGCTGGTCAGGAGACAACTTCATTGTTGCTAACATGGACCATGGTTCTGCTCTCCATGCACCCAAACTGGCAAATACGTGCAAGGGAAGAGGTTCTTCAAATCTGTGGAAAGTGCTTCCCCTCCTTTGACAGCTTAAGCCACCTGAAGACT GTCTCTACGATTCTAAATGAAGTTTTAAGACTGTATCCACCTGTAGTTTCAACGGCTAGACGAACCTCTAATACTGTCAAATTGGGGGACTTCACTGTCCCAGAAGGTGTTCGTCTGGTTCTGCCACTGCTTCTCATCCACCATGATCACAAGCTTTGGGGTGACGACGCTGAGGAATTCAATCCAGAGAGGTTCTCAGAAGGAATTGCAAACGCGTCCAAGAACCAGTTGGCATTCTTTCCATTTAGTTGGGGTCCTCGGATCTGCATCGGCCAGACATTTGCACTGATTGAGGCCAAGATGGCACTTGCCATGATTCTACAACGCTTCTCCTTCGAACTATCACCAACCTATGTTCATGCTCCACACTCGATCATAACCCTTCAACCTCAGTATGGAGCTCAAATCATCTTGCATTCTATCTGA
- the LOC116264679 gene encoding cytochrome P450 72A397-like: MAAAVLILASVALFLSWVVVKGAYSLWWKPRKYAETFKRQGIHGYPYKFFIGNAREAAIMQVKALAKPMAFSHELAPRINPFFKECVDKYGKISFSWFGKTPQLILMDAEMVKEVLSNKFGNFSKSPQSAQGKMLARGLGSLEGTQWAVQRRRLNPVFHLEKLKGMLPSFSSCCSELVERWEKSISPQGSCELDVWKEFQNLTGDVISRTAFGSNYEEGRQIFQMQMEMAALVIRAFSKMYIPGFRFLPTKDNKRQNVIYRKIRSLLNNIIEKREKEMQLGIAKNDDLLGKLLESNRNDHEHGNRGMTREDVIEECKFFYLAGQETTSVLLTWTMVLLCMYPSWQMRAREEVLQVCGKNIPSFDSLSHLKTVSMILNEVLRLYPPVTFLIRRTYKNVKLGDLNLPEGARLILPLLLIHHDRKLWGDDAVEFKPERFSEGIASASKNQLAFFPFSWGPRVCIGQTFALIEAKMALAMILQRFSFELSPTYVHAPQQIITLQPQYGAQIILHSI, translated from the exons ATGGCAGCTGCCGTGCTCATTCTTGCCTCTGTAGCTCTCTTCCTCTCGTGGGTGGTGGTGAAGGGAGCTTACTCGCTGTGGTGGAAGCCCAGGAAGTACGCAGAGACCTTCAAGAGGCAGGGAATCCATGGCTACCCTTACAAGTTCTTCATCGGCAACGCGAGGGAAGCGGCGATCATGCAAGTGAAAGCGTTGGCCAAGCCCATGGCCTTCTCTCATGAGTTAGCTCCACGAATTAATCCCTTCTTTAAGGAATGCGTTGATAAATACG GTAAAATTTCATTCTCTTGGTTTGGGAAGACACCGCAGCTAATCCTCATGGATGCGGAGATGGTAAAAGAAGTCCTCTCCAACAAGTTTGGGAACTTCTCCAAGTCCCCTCAGTCGGCTCAAGGGAAGATGCTGGCAAGGGGCCTCGGCAGCTTGGAAGGTACACAATGGGCAGTCCAGAGAAGGCGCCTCAATCCTGTCTTCCATTTGGAAAAACTCAAG GGAATGCTGCCATCATTCTCCAGTTGTTGCAGTGAGCTAGTTGAAAGGTGGGAAAAATCAATTAGTCCCCAAGGATCGTGTGAATTAGATGTATGGAAGGAGTTTCAGAATCTTACTGGAGATGTCATCTCTAGGACTGCCTTTGGCAGTAACTATGAAGAAGGCAGGCAGATATTCCAAATGCAGATGGAAATGGCTGCGCTAGTGATTCGAGCCTTCTCAAAAATGTATATCCCTGGATTCAG GTTTTTGCCCACAAAGGACAACAAGAGGCAGAATGTGATATACAGAAAGATCAGATCCCTGCTTAATAACATaattgagaagagagagaaggaaatgcAGTTGGGTATTGCAAAAAATGATGATCTGTTGGGAAAATTGTTGGAATCAAACAGGAACGACCATGAGCATGGGAACAGGGGAATGACAAGAGAGGATGTCATAGAAGAATGCAAGTTCTTCTACCTTGCTGGTCAGGAGACAACTTCAGTGTTGCTAACATGGACCATGGTTCTGCTCTGCATGTACCCAAGCTGGCAAATGCGTGCGAGGGAAGAGGTTCTTCAAGTTTGTGGCAAGAATATCCCCTCTTTTGACAGCTTAAGCCACCTGAAGACT GTCTCTATGATTCTAAATGAAGTTTTAAGACTCTATCCACCTGTAACATTTTTGATAAGACGAACttacaaaaatgtaaaattggGAGACCTCAACCTCCCAGAAGGGGCTCGCCTGATTCTGCCACTGCTTCTCATCCACCACGATCGTAAGCTTTGGGGTGATGACGCTGTTGAATTCAAACCAGAGAGGTTCTCAGAAGGAATTGCAAGTGCATCCAAGAATCAGCTGGCATTCTTTCCATTTAGTTGGGGTCCTCGGGTCTGCATCGGCCAGACATTTGCACTAATCGAGGCCAAGATGGCACTTGCCATGATTCTGCAACGCTTCTCCTTCGAACTATCACCAACCTATGTTCATGCTCCACAGCAGATCATAACCCTTCAGCCTCAGTATGGAGCTCAAATCATCTTGCATTCTATCTGA